In the genome of Longimicrobiaceae bacterium, one region contains:
- a CDS encoding GNAT family N-acetyltransferase has protein sequence MIREVLTDGEIARCYPVMRQLRPHLVEERFVETVRRQISGGYRLACLESEGKVRSVAGFRILENLASGRVLYVDDLVSDEGARSRGHGARLLRWLIGLAREEGCQTLELDSGVHRADAHRFYFTNRLTINSFHFRMDL, from the coding sequence ATGATCCGGGAAGTCTTGACCGACGGAGAGATCGCCCGCTGTTACCCGGTGATGCGCCAGCTCCGGCCTCACCTGGTAGAGGAACGGTTCGTGGAGACCGTTCGCCGGCAGATCTCCGGCGGATACCGCCTCGCCTGCCTCGAAAGCGAAGGCAAGGTGCGCTCGGTGGCAGGGTTCCGCATTCTCGAGAATCTGGCGAGCGGGCGCGTGCTGTACGTCGATGACCTCGTCTCCGACGAAGGCGCTCGCTCGCGCGGCCACGGTGCACGGCTGCTCCGCTGGCTGATCGGCCTGGCCAGAGAGGAGGGCTGTCAGACGCTCGAACTCGACTCCGGCGTCCATCGGGCCGATGCGCACCGGTTCTACTTCACCAACCGACTGACGATCAACTCCTTCCATTTCAGGATGGACCTGTGA
- a CDS encoding GNAT family N-acetyltransferase yields the protein MSLPPTRHATPLIRQATLEDAAATAALLHDAEAWLRSLGIPMWRPDELDTERLRSDVAAGLHYVAEIQGEVVGTLRFQLEDPEFWPDRPSGEAAYVHRLAVGRDYAGRGIGAALLDWAARQAAKLGYEWLRLDCERDRPRLRAFYERNRFEHHSDRDVGPFRVARYQRWCGGA from the coding sequence GTGAGCCTCCCGCCAACCCGCCACGCAACTCCCCTGATCCGGCAGGCGACTCTGGAGGATGCGGCGGCGACTGCCGCCCTTCTCCACGACGCCGAGGCGTGGCTTCGCTCCCTCGGAATACCGATGTGGCGCCCGGATGAGCTGGACACTGAGCGGCTGCGGAGCGACGTCGCGGCGGGCCTCCACTATGTGGCGGAGATCCAGGGGGAGGTCGTGGGGACGCTTCGCTTCCAGCTCGAGGATCCCGAGTTCTGGCCGGACCGTCCGTCGGGTGAGGCGGCCTACGTGCACCGGCTGGCAGTCGGGCGGGACTACGCGGGGCGGGGGATCGGCGCCGCGCTGCTCGATTGGGCCGCGCGACAGGCGGCCAAGCTCGGCTACGAGTGGTTGCGCCTCGATTGCGAGAGAGATCGACCGCGGCTACGGGCCTTCTACGAGCGGAACCGCTTCGAGCATCACAGCGACCGCGACGTTGGCCCCTTCCGCGTGGCACGTTATCAGCGATGGTGCGGTGGCGCCTGA
- a CDS encoding GNAT family N-acetyltransferase, whose amino-acid sequence MPTIRPARQDDLEAIASLHVSSWQSAYRGILPDVVLDSLNAADRLRDWMRWLAVPEANTYAALKGRKLVGFARVLPADLEYDPPPLSAEISHLYVAPDSQSMGVGRALLARSFEDIAARGLERAVLWVLEKNYRARAFYERAGFRLDGARRTDPERLGHETPEVRYQMSLADAGRRR is encoded by the coding sequence ATGCCAACCATTCGACCGGCCCGCCAGGACGACTTGGAGGCGATCGCATCCCTCCACGTCTCGTCCTGGCAAAGCGCGTATCGCGGGATCCTTCCCGACGTCGTCCTCGACAGCCTGAACGCTGCCGACCGCCTTCGTGACTGGATGCGCTGGCTGGCAGTACCGGAGGCCAACACGTACGCCGCCTTGAAAGGAAGAAAGCTGGTGGGTTTCGCCCGCGTCCTCCCGGCCGATCTCGAGTACGATCCACCGCCATTGAGTGCCGAGATATCGCACCTGTACGTGGCCCCCGATTCTCAGAGCATGGGGGTGGGTCGAGCCCTGCTGGCGCGCTCCTTCGAGGACATTGCGGCGCGCGGATTGGAACGGGCCGTGCTATGGGTGCTCGAGAAGAACTACCGTGCGCGGGCCTTCTACGAGCGTGCGGGCTTCCGTCTGGACGGCGCACGGCGGACGGATCCGGAGCGGCTCGGGCACGAGACGCCCGAGGTTCGGTACCAGATGAGCCTCGCCGACGCGGGGCGACGACGCTGA
- a CDS encoding DUF4159 domain-containing protein, with the protein MFVRGRGFLAAVRAGRGPLLRTALPLMVLAGAVTALAQSPRWGRGAWQPRAVHEGLPEERGGFMFCRLLYTSVRREPGGQGWSTDYPVSDGNFMTRLSQFTETPISRWSPEEPGYVVVRATDPNLFQCPLLFASDVGTMGLEDAEVERLREYLLKGGFFWVDDFWGDRAWRHWVDQIARVLPGYAIEEVPLDHRILSTFYQVDHIPQIPSIQFWRGSGGATSERGDESAEPHLRAIFDESGRILVLMSHNTDIADGWEREGEDLRFLDAFSPDAYALGINIALWAMTH; encoded by the coding sequence ATGTTCGTTCGAGGCCGAGGTTTCCTGGCCGCCGTCCGCGCTGGGCGGGGGCCGTTGCTGCGTACTGCTCTGCCACTGATGGTGCTGGCCGGAGCGGTGACTGCGCTTGCGCAGTCCCCACGCTGGGGGCGGGGGGCCTGGCAGCCACGTGCCGTACATGAGGGGCTTCCCGAGGAGCGCGGGGGCTTCATGTTCTGCCGACTCCTCTACACCAGCGTGCGCAGGGAGCCGGGCGGGCAGGGGTGGAGCACGGACTATCCCGTCTCTGACGGGAACTTTATGACCCGGCTTTCCCAGTTCACGGAGACGCCGATCTCGCGCTGGTCTCCGGAGGAACCGGGATACGTCGTCGTCCGAGCCACCGATCCGAACCTCTTCCAGTGCCCCCTTCTGTTCGCTTCCGACGTGGGGACCATGGGGTTGGAGGATGCCGAGGTCGAGCGACTGCGCGAGTACCTGCTGAAGGGCGGTTTCTTCTGGGTGGACGATTTCTGGGGGGATCGCGCCTGGCGGCACTGGGTGGATCAGATCGCCCGCGTGCTGCCCGGGTACGCGATCGAGGAGGTGCCGCTCGACCACCGGATCCTCTCGACCTTCTACCAGGTGGATCACATCCCCCAGATCCCCTCCATTCAGTTCTGGCGGGGGAGCGGTGGAGCGACCTCGGAGCGGGGAGACGAGAGCGCCGAGCCCCACCTTCGGGCCATCTTTGACGAGAGCGGGCGCATCCTCGTACTGATGAGCCACAACACCGATATCGCTGACGGGTGGGAGCGGGAAGGCGAAGACCTGCGCTTCCTCGACGCCTTCTCTCCCGACGCCTATGCCCTGGGGATCAACATCGCGCTCTGGGCGATGACGCACTGA
- a CDS encoding DEAD/DEAH box helicase, with the protein MAFDTFKLHPSLLAGVRDLGFTSPTPIQAQSIAPALEGRDLLACAMTGSGKTAAFLLPTLHRLLQRPGSATRALVLSPTRELAAQIHEHFQALAAHTELTGAAIFGGVSMGPQERAFREKVDLLVATPGRLLDHLRNEYASLADIEILVLDEADRMLDMGFLPDIRRILRHLPARRQTLFFSATMPAPIVKLSAEMLRDPIAINLERKSAPARGITQAVYPVPEDLKPRLFVELLKRGEVGNAIVFCRTKHRSNRLAEVLEQAGIPAARIHGNRSQAARTEALAGFKSGRYRVLVATDIVARGIDVEALEHVVNFDVPAQPEDYIHRVGRTARAEATGDAYTLVSPSEEKELQAIERAVGKRLPRVRLDGFDYSARPTERFEVPLAERIAEIRRRRAEERARAREKAERKAQRETEGAARRSPGGGRDRRGVPARTEGRREREPAMAGGPPRSRRRRRRRGGGGGRGGRSES; encoded by the coding sequence ATGGCTTTCGATACTTTCAAGCTCCACCCGAGCCTTCTCGCTGGCGTCCGTGATCTCGGCTTTACCTCCCCCACCCCGATCCAGGCACAGTCGATTGCTCCCGCGCTCGAAGGGCGCGACCTGCTCGCCTGCGCCATGACCGGCAGCGGCAAGACGGCTGCCTTCCTCCTACCCACACTGCACCGTCTGCTACAGCGTCCTGGCAGCGCGACGCGGGCCCTCGTCCTATCGCCGACCCGGGAGCTGGCTGCTCAGATCCACGAGCACTTCCAAGCTCTCGCGGCCCATACCGAGCTCACCGGTGCGGCGATCTTTGGCGGTGTCTCGATGGGCCCCCAGGAGCGTGCCTTCCGCGAGAAGGTCGACCTCCTCGTGGCCACGCCGGGGCGGCTGCTGGATCATCTGAGGAACGAATACGCGAGCCTCGCCGACATTGAGATCCTCGTCCTCGACGAGGCCGACCGAATGCTGGATATGGGTTTCCTGCCGGACATCCGACGCATCCTTCGGCACCTCCCGGCGCGGCGGCAGACCCTCTTCTTCAGCGCCACCATGCCCGCGCCGATCGTCAAGCTCTCGGCCGAGATGCTGCGCGATCCGATCGCGATCAACCTCGAGCGGAAGTCGGCGCCGGCGCGGGGGATCACCCAGGCGGTCTATCCCGTGCCTGAGGACCTGAAGCCCCGGCTCTTTGTGGAGCTTCTCAAGCGCGGCGAAGTCGGCAACGCCATCGTCTTCTGTCGCACCAAGCATCGGTCCAACCGCCTCGCCGAGGTGCTCGAGCAGGCGGGAATCCCCGCCGCCCGCATCCACGGCAACCGCAGCCAGGCTGCTCGCACGGAGGCGCTCGCCGGCTTCAAGAGCGGCAGGTACCGGGTGCTCGTGGCGACCGATATCGTGGCGCGTGGAATCGACGTCGAGGCCCTGGAACACGTCGTCAACTTCGACGTTCCGGCGCAGCCGGAGGATTACATCCATCGGGTCGGGCGCACCGCCCGGGCGGAAGCGACCGGCGACGCCTACACGCTCGTCTCGCCGTCGGAGGAGAAGGAGTTGCAGGCGATCGAGCGGGCGGTGGGCAAGCGCCTCCCGCGGGTGAGACTGGATGGGTTCGACTATTCTGCCCGGCCCACCGAACGCTTCGAGGTGCCACTGGCGGAGCGCATCGCCGAGATTCGGCGGCGCAGGGCGGAGGAGCGGGCGCGTGCTCGTGAGAAGGCGGAGCGGAAGGCGCAGCGCGAGACCGAGGGCGCGGCGCGCCGCTCACCGGGTGGCGGCCGCGATCGGCGTGGTGTCCCGGCCCGCACGGAGGGCCGCCGCGAGCGCGAACCCGCCATGGCTGGAGGACCGCCGAGATCCCGCCGGCGCCGGCGGCGCCGCGGAGGGGGAGGTGGCAGAGGGGGACGTTCGGAGAGCTGA
- a CDS encoding RidA family protein — MAERQLFSSGAPWEPKVGYSRAVRVGNQVHVSGCTAIDEAGNVVGVNDPYQQTRQTLGNIERALHALGATFEDVVRTRIYVTDITHWEEVGRAHGEVFGAIRPATSMVQVAGLIDSRMMVEIEADAVVGSGTGQTSPSASTEA; from the coding sequence GTGGCTGAGCGACAACTCTTTTCCAGCGGTGCACCGTGGGAGCCGAAGGTGGGGTACTCCCGGGCCGTCCGCGTGGGAAACCAGGTCCACGTTTCCGGGTGCACCGCCATTGACGAGGCAGGGAACGTCGTGGGCGTAAACGACCCTTACCAGCAGACCCGCCAGACCCTAGGCAACATCGAGCGCGCGCTGCACGCTCTCGGCGCCACCTTCGAGGACGTGGTCCGCACCCGCATCTACGTGACCGACATCACTCATTGGGAGGAGGTTGGTCGGGCCCACGGCGAAGTGTTTGGGGCGATCCGGCCCGCCACCAGCATGGTGCAGGTGGCGGGGCTGATCGATTCCCGCATGATGGTGGAGATAGAAGCCGATGCCGTGGTGGGATCGGGAACCGGGCAGACATCACCCTCTGCGAGCACCGAAGCATGA
- a CDS encoding DUF1572 family protein, protein MNAIPSEYLDDAIRSYEKYRDLGARAMAQLDDAQLFHVLDPESNSIAVIVKHLRGNMLSRWTDFLTSDGEKPDRDRDSEFEMAEGTTREEVERWWDEGWSTVISALQSLRPTDLDRVVTIRGEPHSVLQAIQRNLLHAAYHVGQIVLLAKHLRGEAWQSLSIPRRR, encoded by the coding sequence ATGAACGCAATCCCTTCCGAATACCTCGACGACGCCATCCGCAGCTACGAGAAGTATCGGGACCTCGGCGCGAGAGCGATGGCACAGCTGGACGATGCACAGCTCTTCCACGTCCTCGATCCGGAATCCAACTCCATCGCCGTGATCGTGAAGCACCTTCGCGGCAACATGCTCTCGCGTTGGACAGACTTTCTCACCAGCGACGGAGAGAAGCCGGACCGCGACCGGGATTCAGAGTTCGAGATGGCGGAGGGAACGACGCGTGAGGAGGTGGAACGCTGGTGGGACGAAGGCTGGAGCACAGTGATCAGCGCGCTTCAGTCGCTCCGCCCCACCGATCTGGACCGTGTGGTGACGATTCGCGGCGAGCCCCACTCGGTGCTGCAGGCCATCCAGCGGAACCTGCTGCACGCGGCCTATCACGTCGGTCAGATCGTGCTTCTCGCCAAGCACCTGCGCGGCGAGGCGTGGCAGTCACTCAGCATTCCACGCCGCCGGTAG
- the infC gene encoding translation initiation factor IF-3 yields MRAPRPRTGRHRIQARAGPARLHSPGSCPNRQARRTQEPGARSGVCKGTRRAQHQHQPREDIIAHTNRINDQIRFSPVRVIGPDGEQLGILPIEAARERAREHGLDLVEVAPTARPPVCRIMDWGKHQYQQQKAAREARKRQHTVEVKELKLRPGTDVHDLDVKLRHARRFLEKGQKVKVTVRYRGRELRRPEQGFDLLDRITVELDDLASVESRSGDINARQLTMMLTPD; encoded by the coding sequence GTGCGAGCACCGCGTCCACGAACGGGCCGGCACCGTATCCAGGCGCGAGCCGGTCCGGCCCGGCTTCATTCGCCCGGCTCATGCCCAAACCGGCAGGCCAGACGAACGCAGGAGCCCGGGGCGCGGTCCGGTGTATGCAAGGGGACGAGACGTGCACAGCATCAACATCAACCTAGAGAGGACATCATCGCGCATACGAACCGAATCAACGACCAGATCCGCTTCTCCCCTGTCCGAGTAATCGGCCCCGACGGCGAACAGCTCGGAATCCTTCCCATCGAAGCCGCCCGAGAGCGTGCCCGCGAGCACGGGTTGGACCTCGTCGAAGTCGCCCCCACCGCTCGCCCCCCGGTCTGCCGTATCATGGACTGGGGCAAGCACCAGTACCAGCAGCAGAAGGCGGCGCGTGAGGCACGCAAGCGCCAGCACACGGTGGAGGTGAAGGAGCTCAAGCTCCGCCCCGGCACTGACGTCCACGACCTCGACGTGAAGCTCCGGCACGCCCGCCGCTTCCTCGAGAAGGGGCAGAAGGTGAAGGTAACGGTGCGCTATCGCGGCCGGGAGCTGCGCCGTCCGGAGCAGGGCTTCGACCTTCTCGACCGCATCACCGTGGAGCTGGACGACCTGGCCAGCGTCGAGAGCCGCAGCGGCGACATCAACGCGCGGCAGCTCACGATGATGCTGACCCCGGATTGA
- a CDS encoding VOC family protein, whose amino-acid sequence MPRLTRVLETSLYAMDLERTARFYEEVLGLEPLSSVPGRHAFFRLPGAMFLLFQPESTAASTDVPPHGASGPGHVAFAVEPEEMDGWRERLRSFGIPVEREVTWPRGGLSLYFRDPAGNCVELATPDIWPLSSE is encoded by the coding sequence GTGCCACGCCTGACTCGCGTGTTGGAAACCAGCCTGTACGCAATGGATCTGGAGCGTACGGCCCGCTTCTACGAAGAAGTCCTCGGCCTGGAGCCGCTGAGCAGCGTGCCTGGCCGGCACGCCTTCTTCCGGCTGCCGGGGGCGATGTTCCTTCTCTTTCAGCCCGAGAGCACGGCGGCATCGACGGACGTCCCCCCTCACGGCGCCAGCGGACCCGGGCACGTGGCCTTTGCGGTTGAACCGGAAGAGATGGACGGCTGGCGGGAGCGCCTGCGCTCCTTCGGGATTCCAGTGGAGAGGGAGGTGACCTGGCCGCGCGGAGGTCTCTCGCTCTACTTCCGCGACCCCGCCGGCAACTGCGTGGAGCTCGCCACCCCGGACATCTGGCCGCTCAGCTCGGAGTGA
- a CDS encoding trehalose-6-phosphate synthase: MSSDFIVLSHREPYEEVETDNGTELRRKTNGVFTTLDSVMRARRGTWIAWKERAAGQTWPERVQVPAEDHPQSYTVQRLPLSPEKAERFYYDFTSTALWPVLFSLLDKARFTQSAWETYREVNEAFAEATCAEAAPGALVWVNDFHLMLAPKLIKQKRPDVTIALFLHTTFPPPDIFGVIPWREELLDGLLHLDLIGFHIPSYARNFADTAERFMEATPTAVARTDLIPHGPAVAVPRYPLNLRYGDHDVGIGVYPVGVDVEYFTRLAQAPGTRQRRDEIRERTGASTLILSAERLDYVKGVLERLECFERFLQRHPERHGDVSFVQIAVPTRTGMEEFQAMRRLTEEAVGRINGRFGTMDWQPVIHFYGAFDREELIAFYTAADVAWVTPLRDGLNLVVKEYIACSLGGDGVVILSEFAGAAAELPGAILTNPYSPDDMDRALEQAFDLAPGERVARMLTMRDRVLTHDIHRWSQRFLSDAERISAARGRVTPS, from the coding sequence ATGTCCAGTGACTTCATCGTTCTGTCGCACCGGGAGCCTTACGAAGAGGTCGAGACGGACAACGGCACGGAGCTGCGCCGCAAAACCAACGGCGTTTTCACTACCCTCGACTCGGTCATGCGCGCCCGACGCGGCACCTGGATCGCCTGGAAGGAGAGAGCTGCGGGACAGACTTGGCCGGAGCGGGTGCAGGTCCCCGCGGAGGACCATCCTCAATCCTACACGGTGCAGCGCCTGCCGCTCTCGCCGGAGAAAGCCGAGCGCTTCTACTACGACTTCACCTCGACGGCCCTATGGCCGGTGCTCTTCTCGCTCCTCGACAAGGCGCGCTTCACCCAGAGTGCCTGGGAAACCTACCGCGAGGTGAACGAAGCCTTCGCCGAGGCCACCTGCGCGGAAGCGGCACCCGGGGCGCTGGTGTGGGTCAACGATTTCCACCTGATGCTGGCGCCGAAGCTGATCAAGCAGAAGCGCCCCGACGTGACCATCGCCCTCTTCCTGCACACGACCTTTCCGCCGCCTGACATCTTCGGGGTGATACCCTGGCGGGAAGAGTTGCTCGACGGCCTCCTGCACCTGGACCTGATCGGCTTCCATATCCCCTCCTACGCACGCAACTTCGCCGATACGGCGGAGCGCTTCATGGAGGCCACGCCCACCGCGGTAGCGCGTACCGACCTGATCCCGCACGGGCCGGCGGTGGCGGTTCCGCGATATCCCCTCAATCTTCGCTACGGCGACCACGACGTCGGGATTGGCGTCTACCCGGTTGGAGTGGATGTCGAGTACTTCACCAGGCTGGCACAGGCACCCGGCACTCGCCAACGCCGCGACGAGATCCGGGAGCGCACGGGAGCCAGCACGCTCATCCTCAGCGCCGAGCGACTGGATTACGTCAAGGGGGTGCTGGAGAGACTGGAGTGCTTCGAGCGCTTCCTGCAGCGCCATCCGGAGCGCCACGGGGACGTCTCTTTCGTGCAGATCGCGGTGCCGACCCGCACGGGTATGGAAGAATTCCAGGCGATGCGCCGGCTCACTGAGGAGGCGGTGGGAAGGATCAACGGGCGTTTCGGGACTATGGACTGGCAGCCGGTCATCCACTTCTACGGCGCTTTCGACCGGGAGGAGCTGATCGCCTTCTACACGGCGGCGGATGTCGCCTGGGTGACCCCTCTGCGCGACGGCCTGAACCTGGTGGTGAAGGAGTACATTGCCTGCTCGCTCGGGGGTGATGGGGTGGTGATCCTGTCGGAGTTCGCGGGTGCCGCCGCCGAGCTGCCAGGCGCGATCCTCACCAACCCGTACAGTCCAGACGACATGGACCGGGCGCTCGAGCAGGCTTTCGACCTGGCGCCCGGTGAGCGGGTCGCCCGCATGCTCACCATGCGCGATCGCGTGCTCACGCACGACATTCACCGCTGGTCGCAGCGGTTCCTCAGCGACGCGGAACGAATCAGTGCGGCTCGGGGGCGAGTCACTCCGAGCTGA
- a CDS encoding HAD family hydrolase has product MTSDRSDLRAERESLILATDLDGTFAGGTPADRELLQQTLRGLPGATLIYVTGRSVEATREIMAEAPLPTPDILIADVGTSVRKGPHLEPLTEIESQLDALWPGGEAIRQRLAEVSGLEEQEVRAARRVSYWICHGSMDEAIDRAARALGDLNVDLVASAGIYLDVLPPGVNKGTTLRRALDWLERVDADVVVAGDTLNDLALFETGLCGVVVGNCEEALRERVSGREHLYLASGEGAAGILEGLRHFGWL; this is encoded by the coding sequence ATGACGTCAGACCGGAGTGACCTTAGAGCCGAACGAGAATCCCTCATCCTCGCCACCGACCTCGACGGGACATTCGCGGGTGGCACTCCTGCCGATCGGGAGCTGCTGCAGCAAACCCTGAGAGGGCTGCCTGGCGCGACGCTGATCTACGTGACGGGTCGCAGCGTCGAAGCCACCCGTGAGATCATGGCGGAAGCTCCCCTACCGACCCCCGACATTCTCATCGCCGACGTCGGCACCAGTGTACGAAAGGGACCGCATCTGGAGCCGCTGACCGAGATCGAGTCGCAGCTGGATGCCCTCTGGCCCGGAGGCGAGGCGATTCGCCAGCGGCTGGCCGAAGTTTCCGGGCTGGAGGAACAGGAGGTTCGAGCTGCACGCCGCGTCTCCTACTGGATCTGCCACGGAAGCATGGACGAAGCGATCGACCGGGCCGCCAGAGCGCTGGGTGATCTGAATGTCGATCTGGTCGCGTCGGCTGGGATCTACCTGGACGTGCTTCCTCCCGGCGTGAACAAGGGGACCACGCTCCGTCGCGCGCTCGATTGGTTGGAGCGGGTTGACGCCGACGTAGTGGTTGCCGGTGACACACTGAACGACCTTGCTTTGTTCGAGACCGGGTTGTGCGGTGTGGTGGTGGGGAATTGTGAGGAGGCCCTTCGCGAGCGTGTCAGCGGCCGCGAGCACCTCTACCTGGCGAGCGGGGAGGGTGCCGCGGGTATCCTGGAAGGCCTTCGTCATTTCGGTTGGCTTTAG
- a CDS encoding OsmC family peroxiredoxin has translation MPTRNAEATWEGTLTKGKGTYKAESGSVGGSYNFGTRFEDTPGSNPEELLAAAHAACFSMALSGQIEKLGGTPQSITTEAACTVERVGQGFKITTMELRTRARVSGMDEAKFQEAAQNAKTGCPVSQALAGVDIKLDAALE, from the coding sequence ATGCCGACACGGAATGCCGAAGCGACCTGGGAAGGAACCCTGACGAAGGGGAAGGGCACTTACAAGGCGGAGAGCGGCAGCGTCGGAGGATCGTACAACTTCGGCACTCGCTTCGAAGACACTCCCGGCTCCAACCCCGAGGAGCTGCTCGCGGCGGCGCACGCCGCCTGCTTCAGCATGGCCCTTTCCGGGCAGATCGAAAAGCTCGGAGGGACCCCGCAGAGCATCACCACCGAGGCCGCGTGCACGGTCGAGCGGGTGGGTCAGGGCTTCAAGATCACGACGATGGAGCTGCGGACCCGCGCCCGTGTCTCGGGGATGGACGAGGCGAAGTTCCAGGAGGCGGCGCAGAACGCCAAGACGGGCTGCCCCGTGTCCCAGGCCCTCGCCGGAGTCGACATCAAGCTGGACGCCGCGCTCGAGTAG
- a CDS encoding adenine phosphoribosyltransferase, producing the protein MSAAGGASPVGGLTAIYHPNLIPELHSRSKPEVQRWTQLVRPIADFPSPGVTFRDITPLVRDPDALSEVVDALAGQFRPGDIDAVAAIESRGFIFGAPLAFELEAGFIPIRKLGKLPAPTIRREYALEYGSGSLEMHRDALRPGDRILLVDDVLATGGTARAAVEMIEELGGHLVEVVFVIELLELGGRSRLPESCPVRALTEF; encoded by the coding sequence ATGTCTGCAGCCGGTGGAGCTTCACCCGTCGGCGGACTCACCGCTATCTACCACCCGAACCTCATTCCCGAACTGCATTCCAGGAGCAAGCCCGAGGTGCAACGCTGGACGCAGCTGGTGCGCCCCATAGCCGACTTCCCGAGCCCCGGGGTGACGTTCCGAGACATCACCCCTCTGGTGCGCGATCCGGATGCGCTGAGCGAGGTGGTCGACGCGCTGGCCGGCCAGTTTCGCCCGGGAGACATCGATGCGGTGGCCGCCATCGAATCGCGCGGCTTCATCTTCGGCGCTCCGCTGGCCTTCGAGCTGGAGGCGGGCTTCATCCCCATTCGCAAGCTCGGCAAGCTCCCGGCGCCGACCATTCGACGTGAGTACGCCCTCGAGTACGGCAGCGGCTCTCTCGAGATGCACCGCGATGCCCTGCGGCCCGGGGACCGGATCCTCCTGGTGGATGACGTGCTGGCTACCGGGGGCACCGCGCGCGCGGCGGTGGAAATGATCGAGGAGCTCGGCGGGCACCTGGTAGAGGTTGTCTTCGTGATCGAGCTACTCGAGCTCGGCGGACGTTCGCGCCTGCCGGAGAGCTGCCCGGTCCGCGCGCTCACGGAGTTCTAA
- a CDS encoding glycoside hydrolase family 16 protein — MHRSAFCAVFLLATGCASGSGTEALPGPGTGSGPAPVSWTLVWADEFDREGLPDPEKWSYEEGFIRNHELQYYTSGRQENARVEDGNLVIEARRESFGEAEYTSASLTTRGKASWRYGRVEVRAKLPTGRGMWPAIWMLGTNIDEVGWPECGEIDIMENVGFDPDLIHGNVHTKSFNHVLKTNKGAAIWVPDSHANFHVYAIEWFPDRIDFFVDDTKYLTFENSGAGTAEWPFDQPHYLIINAAIGGDWGGQEGVDDSIFPQRYYVDYVRVYGVMG; from the coding sequence ATGCACAGGTCTGCCTTCTGCGCTGTCTTCCTCCTCGCGACCGGCTGCGCCTCGGGATCCGGGACGGAGGCTCTGCCGGGTCCGGGGACCGGTTCGGGCCCCGCTCCGGTAAGCTGGACGCTGGTCTGGGCTGACGAATTCGACCGGGAGGGGCTTCCGGACCCGGAGAAGTGGAGCTACGAGGAGGGCTTCATCCGCAACCACGAGCTGCAGTATTACACGAGCGGACGTCAGGAGAACGCGCGGGTAGAAGACGGCAACCTGGTCATCGAGGCGCGCCGCGAGTCCTTCGGTGAGGCGGAGTATACCTCGGCAAGCCTGACAACGCGCGGCAAGGCGAGCTGGCGCTACGGCCGGGTCGAGGTACGGGCGAAGCTACCGACAGGGCGGGGGATGTGGCCGGCGATCTGGATGCTGGGCACGAACATCGACGAAGTCGGCTGGCCCGAGTGCGGCGAGATCGACATCATGGAGAACGTCGGTTTCGATCCCGACCTGATCCATGGCAACGTCCACACGAAGTCCTTCAACCACGTTCTGAAGACTAACAAGGGCGCCGCCATCTGGGTGCCGGACTCCCACGCCAACTTCCACGTCTACGCCATCGAGTGGTTCCCCGACCGCATCGACTTCTTCGTCGACGACACGAAGTACCTCACCTTCGAGAACAGCGGCGCCGGCACAGCCGAATGGCCCTTCGACCAGCCCCACTACCTGATCATCAACGCCGCCATCGGCGGCGACTGGGGCGGCCAGGAGGGCGTCGACGACTCGATTTTCCCGCAACGGTATTATGTCGATTATGTCAGGGTGTATGGGGTGATGGGGTGA